The following are encoded together in the Adhaeribacter arboris genome:
- a CDS encoding PLP-dependent cysteine synthase family protein, translated as MLLTAETLDLQEQLTNLSSFIGNTPLFPITRAFAKPGVKIYAKLEWQQLGGSVKARPAFRIIQDAVKSGRLQPGQSLLDASSGNTAIAYAAIGAAIQIPVTICLPENASDERKTLLKAFGANIVYTSRFGSTDEAQEIAKQLFSDYPDRYFYADQYGNQSNWQAHYHTTANEIFRQTKGEITHFVAGLGTTGTFTGTSRKLKELNPEIELISLQPDAAMHGLEGWKHLETARVPKIYDSTLANQNLAIDTYEAFDLIQKVAQTEGLLISPSAAANLAGAIKVAESIDEGVIVTVFPDNAEKYSEVLKSLF; from the coding sequence ATGCTTCTCACCGCCGAAACGCTTGATTTGCAAGAGCAACTAACTAATTTAAGTTCATTTATCGGCAATACGCCCTTGTTCCCGATTACCCGCGCCTTTGCCAAACCGGGAGTAAAAATTTACGCCAAACTGGAATGGCAGCAATTAGGCGGCAGCGTAAAGGCTCGGCCGGCTTTCCGGATTATCCAGGATGCGGTCAAAAGCGGTCGTTTACAACCGGGTCAATCTTTATTAGATGCTTCGAGCGGTAATACGGCCATAGCTTACGCCGCCATTGGAGCCGCTATTCAAATTCCGGTAACTATCTGCTTACCCGAAAATGCCTCCGACGAACGTAAAACTTTGCTTAAAGCTTTCGGGGCGAATATTGTTTATACATCGCGTTTCGGCTCCACGGACGAAGCTCAGGAAATAGCCAAACAATTGTTCTCGGATTATCCGGATCGTTATTTCTATGCCGACCAATACGGTAACCAAAGCAACTGGCAAGCCCATTACCATACCACCGCGAACGAAATTTTCCGGCAAACCAAAGGAGAAATTACGCACTTTGTGGCGGGTTTAGGAACTACCGGCACTTTTACCGGCACTAGCCGCAAGTTAAAAGAACTTAACCCGGAGATTGAATTAATTTCGTTGCAGCCTGATGCGGCCATGCACGGCCTGGAAGGTTGGAAACATTTGGAAACAGCTCGCGTGCCTAAAATTTACGATAGTACTCTGGCTAATCAAAATTTAGCCATCGACACGTACGAAGCATTTGATTTAATTCAAAAAGTGGCGCAAACCGAAGGTTTGTTAATTAGCCCATCGGCAGCCGCTAATTTAGCGGGGGCCATTAAAGTAGCCGAAAGTATTGACGAAGGAGTAATTGTTACGGTTTTCCCGGACAATGCCGAAAAGTACAGCGAAGTGTTGAAATCGCTTTTTTAA
- a CDS encoding Mov34/MPN/PAD-1 family protein, which yields MRLQLTEAAQRIIQEHATEIFPDECCGFLYGEEKEVRLIQEAVPVINSKDGDKRRRFEISPEDYMRAERYALENNTSLLGVYHSHPNHPARPSEHDLKQAVPFFSYIIVSVMEGKIADITSWQLNEADQFEEENILQPENYTSNT from the coding sequence ATGAGATTACAACTAACCGAAGCCGCGCAACGCATTATTCAAGAGCATGCTACCGAAATTTTTCCGGATGAATGCTGCGGTTTTCTGTACGGCGAGGAAAAGGAAGTGCGACTAATTCAGGAAGCGGTTCCGGTGATTAATAGCAAAGATGGTGATAAGCGTCGCCGGTTCGAGATATCGCCGGAAGACTACATGCGGGCCGAGAGGTACGCACTGGAAAATAATACCAGCTTATTAGGTGTGTATCATTCGCATCCTAATCATCCGGCCCGGCCATCTGAGCATGATTTAAAGCAAGCCGTTCCTTTTTTCTCTTACATTATTGTATCGGTTATGGAAGGTAAAATAGCCGATATTACTTCCTGGCAGTTAAACGAAGCCGACCAGTTTGAAGAAGAAAATATTTTACAACCTGAAAATTATACTAGCAATACCTAA
- a CDS encoding MoaD/ThiS family protein yields the protein MAKIIIPTPLRKFTGNQATIETNGSTVLESLQSLAETHPDIKKHLFDDSGQVRKFVRLYLGDEDIKALQNEQTTVQANSVISIIPAIAGGV from the coding sequence ATGGCAAAAATAATTATTCCTACTCCGCTCCGGAAATTTACCGGCAACCAGGCTACCATTGAAACCAACGGTTCTACCGTGCTGGAAAGTCTGCAAAGCTTAGCGGAAACCCATCCGGACATAAAGAAACATTTATTCGATGATAGCGGACAGGTTCGTAAGTTTGTGCGGTTATACTTGGGTGATGAAGACATTAAAGCTCTTCAGAACGAACAAACTACGGTGCAGGCTAACTCGGTTATCAGCATAATTCCGGCTATTGCGGGTGGAGTTTAG
- the moeB gene encoding molybdopterin-synthase adenylyltransferase MoeB, protein MVTFSKQELERYSRHLIIPEFNIEGQRRLKAAKVLVVGTGGLGSPLLLYLTAAGVGTIGILDFDIVDDSNLQRQVLFSVADVGKPKVEAAKARLEALNPHVNFVVHNERLTSENALEIIKDYDLVADGTDNFPTRYLVNDACVILNKPNVYGSIFRFEGQVSVFNYTDAEGKTGPNYRDLFPTPPPPGLVPSCAEGGVLGVLPGIIGSLQANEVIKVLTGVGDPLSGRLFLFDAATFETRVLKVHKDPSNAPITELIDYEFFCGIGAEDEEDKEKVKEITVSDLQAWQDNHTDFQLIDVREPYEYEIANLHGELIPLGEVETAIDKIASDKNVVVHCRSGARSAKAIAALEKKYGFKNLYNLKGGILAWANEIDPTMAKY, encoded by the coding sequence ATGGTAACTTTCAGTAAACAAGAATTAGAGCGGTACAGCCGCCATTTAATTATACCCGAATTTAATATAGAAGGGCAACGTCGCCTCAAAGCTGCCAAAGTATTGGTGGTAGGAACCGGTGGGTTAGGCAGCCCCTTATTGTTGTATTTAACCGCCGCCGGTGTGGGCACCATTGGCATCCTAGATTTTGATATTGTCGACGATAGTAATCTGCAGCGCCAGGTATTATTTAGTGTGGCCGATGTAGGCAAACCTAAAGTAGAAGCGGCGAAAGCTCGTTTAGAAGCCTTAAATCCGCACGTAAATTTTGTGGTGCACAACGAACGCCTCACTTCCGAAAATGCCCTTGAGATTATCAAAGATTATGATTTAGTAGCTGATGGTACCGATAATTTCCCGACCCGTTATTTAGTGAACGATGCCTGCGTTATTTTAAATAAACCAAATGTTTATGGCTCCATTTTCCGTTTTGAAGGCCAGGTATCGGTGTTTAACTACACCGATGCCGAAGGTAAAACCGGTCCTAACTACCGCGATTTATTTCCTACCCCGCCGCCTCCCGGTTTAGTACCAAGCTGCGCCGAAGGTGGCGTATTAGGGGTGCTGCCTGGTATTATTGGTTCATTGCAAGCCAACGAAGTAATCAAAGTATTAACGGGAGTAGGGGATCCTTTGTCCGGCCGGTTATTTTTATTTGATGCGGCTACTTTCGAAACCCGGGTACTTAAGGTACACAAAGACCCCAGTAACGCACCCATAACCGAGCTGATTGATTATGAGTTTTTCTGCGGCATCGGCGCTGAAGACGAAGAGGATAAAGAAAAAGTAAAAGAGATTACGGTGAGCGATTTACAAGCCTGGCAAGACAACCATACCGATTTCCAGTTGATAGATGTACGCGAACCTTACGAATACGAAATTGCTAATTTACACGGCGAATTAATTCCACTGGGCGAAGTAGAAACCGCTATTGATAAAATTGCCTCCGATAAAAATGTGGTGGTGCATTGCCGCTCGGGTGCCCGTAGTGCCAAAGCTATAGCCGCACTCGAGAAGAAATACGGTTTTAAAAATTTGTACAACTTAAAAGGTGGCATTTTAGCCTGGGCGAACGAAATCGACCCAACCATGGCAAAGTACTAG
- a CDS encoding phosphoadenylyl-sulfate reductase: MTQFEQLTEDIRQDLEAYKARGLKIFASSSLQTNSMPLLHIISQVAPETPVYFLNTGYHFPETLAFRQQVKDLLGLNITDLYSAVPKYQQRDASGRLLFTSDPDYCCYLNKIQPLEPILASHDVWISGVRGDQSKVRAQMKREEKAPNGVLRYHPMLGWTSKMVYDYIRLHKLPKHPLEGEGYVSIGCEPCTRKIDVDALLDDRNGRWFGMNKTECGLHTQLISK; the protein is encoded by the coding sequence ATGACTCAATTTGAACAATTAACCGAGGATATCCGGCAGGACTTAGAAGCCTATAAAGCCCGTGGATTAAAAATATTTGCTTCTTCGTCGCTGCAAACGAATAGTATGCCGCTGCTGCATATTATTAGCCAAGTCGCCCCCGAAACCCCCGTTTACTTTTTAAATACAGGTTACCATTTTCCGGAAACCTTAGCTTTCCGGCAACAAGTTAAAGATTTACTAGGCCTAAATATTACCGATTTATATTCGGCGGTTCCTAAATACCAGCAACGGGATGCTTCCGGTCGTTTGTTATTTACTTCTGACCCGGATTATTGCTGCTACTTAAATAAAATACAACCTTTAGAGCCCATTTTAGCGAGCCACGACGTGTGGATTAGTGGCGTACGGGGCGACCAAAGTAAAGTGCGGGCCCAAATGAAACGCGAAGAAAAAGCGCCCAATGGGGTACTGCGTTACCACCCCATGCTCGGCTGGACGAGCAAGATGGTGTACGATTACATTCGCCTGCATAAACTACCGAAACATCCGCTCGAAGGCGAAGGCTACGTGAGCATTGGTTGCGAACCTTGCACCCGCAAAATAGACGTAGATGCCTTGCTTGACGACCGCAATGGCCGCTGGTTTGGCATGAATAAAACCGAATGCGGTTTACATACGCAATTAATCTCCAAATAA
- a CDS encoding NAD-dependent epimerase/dehydratase family protein codes for MKILLTGGAGYIGTELTHELLKNPEVEELIIYDNLSRRNFNLFIGRNHLPDNRVKFIMGDILDSYKLRKVINEVEVVYHLAAKVLTTFSNDDPHLFEQVNHWGTAELSYALEQSQVKKVFYLSSASVYGDSNVPMDENTEPQPRTYYGLSKHNGEKMIARLTDRMQTYIIRCGNVYGYSRSLRFDSVINKFMFDAHFTNRITLQGSGKQQRAFVHIHKVSQDLANILTHDFPSGTYNLVDKNLSINELANTMKEIYPDLEMLFILQDRKSRTLFLNPDSRLEAISTYRPRTITEELIEFSHHFAFVPSGYYK; via the coding sequence ATGAAAATACTCCTTACTGGCGGCGCCGGTTATATCGGCACCGAACTCACGCATGAGCTTCTGAAAAACCCGGAAGTAGAAGAATTAATTATTTACGATAATCTGAGCCGTCGTAATTTTAATTTATTTATTGGGCGTAACCATTTGCCTGATAACCGGGTGAAGTTTATAATGGGCGACATTCTGGATTCTTATAAGCTACGCAAGGTAATTAACGAGGTAGAGGTAGTATATCATTTAGCCGCCAAAGTACTGACCACTTTTTCGAACGACGATCCGCATTTGTTTGAACAGGTAAACCATTGGGGTACCGCCGAATTGAGCTATGCGCTGGAGCAAAGCCAAGTGAAAAAAGTTTTTTACCTTAGTTCGGCTTCGGTTTACGGCGACTCTAACGTGCCCATGGACGAAAACACCGAACCGCAACCGCGCACCTATTACGGTTTATCGAAGCATAACGGCGAAAAAATGATTGCCCGGTTAACGGATCGCATGCAAACGTATATAATCCGGTGCGGTAATGTGTATGGCTATAGCCGCAGTTTGCGGTTTGATTCGGTCATTAATAAGTTTATGTTCGATGCCCATTTTACCAACCGGATTACCTTGCAAGGCAGCGGTAAACAACAACGAGCCTTTGTCCATATTCACAAGGTTAGCCAGGATTTAGCCAATATTTTGACGCACGATTTTCCGTCCGGAACCTATAACCTGGTAGATAAAAATCTAAGCATTAATGAGTTGGCAAATACCATGAAAGAAATTTACCCGGATTTAGAAATGCTGTTTATTTTACAGGATCGTAAATCGCGAACCTTATTTTTGAATCCGGATAGCCGTTTAGAAGCAATTTCAACCTACCGGCCCCGCACCATTACGGAAGAGCTAATTGAATTCAGCCATCATTTCGCGTTTGTACCAAGCGGATACTATAAATAA
- a CDS encoding EamA family transporter: MAVTVPPSRLKIYLAFAAIYLIWGSTFLGIRFTIETMPPLLMSGARFLLAGLILYTFARLQSVPNPSLKQSKTSAIIGIFLVVFGNGGVAWAEQAVPSSMAALLIATVPLWITLLGYLFFGKPKPGIKTVLGLILGLVGVLTLIGPDNLMGQGKIDVFSMLVIIISTVSWAFGSLYAARGKNVAAPLMSTAIQMITGGLLQLVIGAFLGEYNALNFAAFSGKSILAFCYLVVFGSLIGFSSYSWLIRVAPPSRVATYAYVNPLVAVLLGWLFANEAVTFQMLLAALFILPAVILILQANAKKEQTTLTAPPQVAVAGKD; the protein is encoded by the coding sequence ATGGCGGTTACTGTTCCTCCTTCGCGATTAAAAATATACCTGGCTTTTGCGGCCATTTACCTTATCTGGGGATCTACTTTTCTGGGTATTCGGTTTACCATTGAAACCATGCCTCCTTTATTAATGTCGGGTGCTCGCTTTTTACTGGCCGGGCTTATTTTATACACGTTTGCCCGTTTACAGAGCGTTCCTAATCCAAGTTTAAAGCAATCAAAAACCAGCGCCATTATTGGAATTTTTCTGGTCGTTTTCGGAAATGGGGGAGTTGCCTGGGCCGAACAGGCGGTACCATCGAGTATGGCAGCATTACTTATTGCCACGGTACCGTTATGGATTACTTTGCTGGGCTATTTGTTTTTCGGGAAACCAAAACCAGGAATAAAAACCGTGCTTGGGTTAATTTTAGGCTTGGTAGGGGTACTTACCTTAATTGGTCCGGATAATTTAATGGGTCAGGGGAAGATAGATGTTTTTAGTATGTTGGTAATCATTATCAGTACGGTATCGTGGGCTTTTGGCTCTTTGTACGCCGCCCGCGGTAAAAATGTAGCTGCTCCCCTTATGTCTACGGCCATTCAAATGATTACCGGTGGCTTGCTGCAATTAGTAATTGGCGCTTTTTTAGGAGAGTATAATGCCTTAAACTTTGCGGCTTTTTCCGGTAAATCTATTCTGGCTTTTTGTTATTTAGTTGTATTTGGCTCTTTAATCGGGTTTTCGTCGTATAGTTGGCTTATTCGGGTGGCGCCCCCCAGCCGCGTGGCAACCTACGCGTATGTAAACCCATTAGTAGCAGTATTATTGGGCTGGTTGTTCGCAAACGAAGCCGTTACGTTCCAAATGTTACTGGCCGCTTTATTTATTTTACCCGCAGTTATTTTAATATTACAAGCCAACGCCAAAAAAGAACAAACTACGTTAACTGCCCCACCCCAAGTAGCAGTTGCAGGCAAAGATTGA
- the ade gene encoding adenine deaminase, with protein sequence MSYREFKVSGQIVDVLHKQIFSGTIAVTNGKITHIFREPVASQQYILPGFIDAHVHIESSMLVPSEFARLAVPHGTVATVSDPHEIANVLGIKGVEYMIENGRKVPFKFYFGAPSCVPATPFETAGAEITPEDIEELFQNPEVKYLAEMMNWPGVLQQDPLVMQKITLAQKFGKQVDGHAPGLRGEQAQQYVAVGINTDHECFTADEARDKLAAGMKILIREGSAAKNFEALIDLLPEYPNHIMFCSDDKHPNDLVEGHINNLVKRAFAKNIDVFTVLQVACVNPVLHYGLEVGLLREHDPADFIITDSLGADFTVLETFINGELVAEHGVTKLEYTPSEIVNNFNTPLKSAADFHFPVDGPVQLNVIETYDGQLITGRVTAPALLTSENNAVADVESDILKIAVVNRYRNEKPAIGFIKNFHLKSGAIASSVAHDSHNIIAVGTDDASICKAVNLLIEVQGGIAAVNGGDLKLLPLPVAGIMSAENGYEVALAYSELDAMSKELGSTLQSPFMTLSFMGLLVIPALKLSDKGLFDGEKFTFASVTLPS encoded by the coding sequence ATGTCTTACCGGGAATTTAAAGTCAGCGGCCAGATCGTAGACGTATTACATAAACAGATTTTTAGTGGAACTATTGCGGTTACGAACGGTAAAATCACGCACATTTTTCGCGAACCCGTAGCCAGTCAACAGTATATTTTACCTGGTTTTATTGATGCCCACGTGCACATCGAGAGCTCCATGCTGGTTCCCAGTGAATTTGCCCGATTAGCAGTACCGCATGGAACAGTAGCTACCGTTTCGGACCCGCACGAAATTGCCAACGTGTTGGGAATAAAAGGGGTGGAATACATGATCGAGAATGGGCGAAAAGTGCCGTTTAAATTTTATTTCGGCGCCCCTTCCTGCGTGCCGGCAACGCCGTTCGAAACTGCGGGGGCCGAAATTACACCAGAAGACATTGAAGAATTATTTCAGAACCCCGAAGTAAAATACCTGGCCGAAATGATGAACTGGCCCGGGGTCTTGCAGCAAGACCCATTGGTAATGCAGAAAATTACTCTGGCTCAAAAGTTCGGAAAACAGGTGGATGGGCACGCTCCCGGCTTACGGGGTGAGCAGGCTCAACAATACGTCGCGGTCGGCATTAACACCGACCACGAATGTTTTACCGCCGATGAAGCCCGGGATAAGTTAGCGGCCGGAATGAAAATCCTCATAAGAGAAGGTAGTGCGGCTAAAAACTTTGAAGCTCTCATTGATTTATTACCCGAGTACCCCAATCATATAATGTTTTGCTCCGACGATAAACACCCGAATGATTTAGTGGAAGGCCACATTAATAACCTGGTAAAACGAGCTTTCGCTAAAAATATAGATGTATTTACCGTATTACAAGTTGCTTGTGTAAATCCGGTTCTGCACTACGGTTTGGAAGTGGGATTGTTACGCGAGCACGACCCGGCCGATTTCATTATTACGGATTCGCTTGGTGCTGATTTTACGGTTTTAGAAACGTTTATCAATGGGGAATTAGTAGCGGAACACGGCGTAACCAAACTAGAATATACGCCCAGCGAAATCGTAAATAACTTTAATACTCCGTTAAAATCAGCCGCCGATTTTCATTTTCCGGTAGATGGCCCGGTACAATTAAATGTAATAGAAACCTACGATGGCCAATTAATTACTGGTCGGGTAACGGCTCCGGCTCTGCTAACCTCCGAAAACAATGCCGTAGCCGATGTAGAAAGCGATATTTTAAAGATTGCCGTAGTAAATCGCTACCGGAACGAAAAACCCGCCATTGGCTTCATTAAAAATTTCCATTTAAAATCCGGGGCAATTGCCTCTTCGGTCGCCCACGACTCCCATAATATTATTGCCGTTGGTACCGACGATGCCAGTATTTGCAAAGCCGTAAATTTACTAATTGAGGTTCAGGGCGGAATTGCGGCCGTAAATGGCGGGGATTTAAAATTATTGCCGCTGCCGGTAGCCGGAATTATGTCGGCGGAAAATGGTTATGAAGTAGCGTTAGCCTATTCGGAGCTAGATGCCATGAGTAAAGAATTGGGCAGCACTCTACAATCTCCTTTCATGACCTTGTCGTTTATGGGTTTACTGGTTATTCCGGCATTAAAACTAAGCGATAAAGGGCTGTTCGATGGCGAGAAGTTCACCTTTGCTTCGGTTACCTTGCCCTCTTAA
- the cmk gene encoding (d)CMP kinase, producing the protein MRKIVIAIDGHSSCGKSTTAKLVAKEMGYAYIDTGAMYRAVTLYFLQNYVDFTNPKKIQQALEHIHITFERNPKTLRNEVFLNGLNVEDEIRKMYISDKVSEVSVIPEVRHALVHQQQKMGKRRGVVMDGRDIGTAVFPDAEVKVFMTADVITRAKRRQRELLEKNEMVPLNTIIENLQKRDLIDSTRKESPLIQAPDAALLDTSYLTIDEQVDFVLRKVAEKFCSAEFVQPKN; encoded by the coding sequence ATGAGAAAAATTGTTATTGCCATTGACGGTCACTCTTCTTGCGGAAAAAGTACTACGGCCAAACTGGTGGCTAAAGAAATGGGATACGCGTATATTGATACCGGCGCCATGTACCGGGCGGTTACCTTATATTTTCTTCAAAATTACGTTGATTTTACCAATCCAAAGAAAATTCAGCAAGCTCTCGAACATATCCATATTACCTTTGAGCGCAATCCGAAAACGTTACGCAATGAAGTTTTTCTAAATGGCCTGAACGTGGAAGATGAAATTCGGAAAATGTACATTTCAGACAAAGTAAGTGAAGTAAGCGTAATCCCTGAGGTTCGCCACGCCTTGGTGCACCAGCAACAGAAAATGGGTAAACGCCGCGGAGTAGTAATGGATGGCCGCGATATTGGTACCGCCGTATTTCCGGATGCCGAAGTGAAAGTTTTTATGACCGCCGACGTAATTACCCGGGCGAAACGCCGTCAGCGGGAACTGCTCGAAAAAAACGAAATGGTTCCTTTAAATACGATTATAGAAAACCTGCAAAAGCGCGACTTAATCGATTCTACCCGCAAGGAAAGCCCGTTAATTCAGGCGCCCGATGCGGCCTTGCTGGATACCTCTTACCTTACCATTGACGAACAAGTAGATTTTGTGCTGCGCAAAGTAGCCGAAAAGTTTTGCAGTGCAGAATTCGTACAGCCTAAAAATTAG
- a CDS encoding 4-hydroxy-3-methylbut-2-enyl diphosphate reductase, with amino-acid sequence MNIAIDKNSGYCFGVEFAIQMAEDEMENSAELYCLGDIVHNSMEVKRLYEKGLRIIDRDQLKELRDSKVLIRAHGEPPETYKIAMQNNLELIDASCPVVLKLQNRVKHAFDSSKAMGGQIVIYGQQGHAEVIGIAGQTQNEAIIVTSEADLAKIDFTKPVTLFSQTTKSTKGFYHIKAAIEQQIAQAGGSLANFDPNDSICRQVSNREPQLTKFSAEHDVIVFVSGKKSSNGKALFAVCQATNPKSYFVENADELDPAWIDGANSVGICGATSTPMWLMQQVADKIQSLVPVI; translated from the coding sequence ATGAACATCGCCATAGATAAAAATTCCGGATACTGTTTTGGAGTGGAATTCGCCATTCAAATGGCGGAGGATGAAATGGAAAATTCCGCTGAATTATACTGTCTGGGCGATATTGTTCATAATAGCATGGAAGTAAAGCGGTTGTACGAGAAAGGTTTGCGCATTATTGACCGGGACCAATTGAAAGAACTACGCGATAGTAAAGTTCTGATCCGGGCCCACGGCGAACCGCCGGAAACATATAAAATTGCCATGCAAAATAATCTGGAACTGATTGATGCGTCTTGCCCGGTAGTGCTAAAATTACAAAACCGGGTAAAACATGCCTTTGATTCCAGTAAAGCTATGGGTGGGCAAATTGTTATTTACGGACAGCAAGGCCACGCCGAAGTAATAGGCATTGCGGGGCAAACCCAGAATGAAGCAATAATTGTAACTTCTGAAGCGGATTTAGCTAAAATTGATTTTACCAAACCGGTTACCTTATTTAGCCAGACTACCAAAAGCACCAAGGGCTTCTATCATATTAAAGCCGCCATTGAGCAGCAAATAGCGCAAGCCGGTGGCAGCCTCGCCAACTTTGATCCTAACGACAGCATTTGCCGGCAGGTTTCTAACCGGGAGCCGCAATTAACTAAATTCTCCGCCGAGCACGACGTAATTGTTTTTGTGAGCGGTAAAAAAAGTTCGAATGGCAAGGCTTTGTTCGCCGTTTGCCAGGCTACTAATCCGAAAAGTTACTTCGTGGAGAATGCCGATGAACTAGATCCCGCCTGGATAGATGGGGCGAATTCGGTGGGCATTTGTGGCGCTACCTCAACCCCCATGTGGCTGATGCAGCAAGTAGCTGATAAAATCCAAAGCTTGGTGCCGGTTATATAA
- a CDS encoding DUF502 domain-containing protein, with product MKRFFRYFLNGFLVMAPISITVYIILAIIRWLDEFFDLGIQGLGILVMMVLLTLVGFISSSFLVRPFLIITERILNRVPIVSIIYSSIKDLFNAFVGDNQKFNKPVMVKMNDLPETFRMGFITHDSLTAINHEDKMAVYFPDSYNFSGELWIVNRANVVHLNLPSSEVMKFIVSGGVAKL from the coding sequence ATGAAACGTTTCTTCCGTTATTTCCTGAACGGGTTCCTGGTTATGGCGCCCATAAGTATTACCGTTTATATTATTTTGGCTATAATCCGGTGGTTAGATGAGTTTTTTGACTTAGGCATTCAGGGTTTAGGTATTCTGGTAATGATGGTGCTGCTTACTTTGGTAGGTTTTATTAGTTCCTCGTTTTTGGTGCGTCCTTTTTTAATTATCACCGAAAGAATTCTGAACCGGGTACCCATTGTTAGCATTATTTATTCTTCCATTAAAGACTTATTTAACGCCTTTGTGGGCGATAATCAGAAATTTAATAAACCGGTAATGGTTAAAATGAACGACTTACCTGAAACTTTCCGGATGGGGTTTATTACCCACGATAGCCTTACGGCAATTAACCACGAAGATAAAATGGCCGTATATTTCCCGGACTCGTATAATTTTTCCGGCGAACTTTGGATTGTTAATCGCGCAAATGTGGTTCATCTGAATCTTCCCAGTTCAGAGGTAATGAAATTCATCGTTTCCGGCGGAGTGGCGAAATTGTGA
- a CDS encoding alpha/beta fold hydrolase gives MFVQIGRSKLHYRVYGGGEQVVLAFHGYGQDHSHFYNMSAALPLAKIIAFDLFFHGQSVLHKTDTPLRKEFLAQLILPVLEEQQITRFSLMAFSMGGKFALALLEAFSDEIDQVLLIAPDGISTSFWYNVATYPGWLQGLFKRTVIQPARFFKFINWLDSTRLVDPGLTKFAAWQMNSTQKRLRVYRSWMGFRTLTFDIRKIVRLLNSQQIKFILFLGEYDQVISGKRLQVFARSIQNCQLILLKTGHTFLLHEVASYLRRHPGVF, from the coding sequence GTGTTTGTTCAGATAGGTAGGTCAAAGTTGCATTACCGGGTGTACGGCGGCGGCGAACAGGTTGTGCTGGCTTTTCACGGGTATGGTCAAGATCATTCGCATTTTTACAATATGTCGGCTGCCCTGCCGCTCGCAAAAATTATAGCTTTCGATTTATTTTTTCATGGTCAAAGCGTGTTGCACAAAACGGATACGCCTTTGCGAAAAGAGTTTTTGGCACAACTCATTCTTCCGGTTTTAGAAGAACAACAAATTACCCGTTTTTCCTTAATGGCTTTTAGTATGGGCGGCAAATTTGCTTTAGCCTTATTAGAAGCCTTTTCGGATGAAATAGATCAGGTTTTACTTATTGCTCCCGATGGCATTAGCACTAGTTTTTGGTATAACGTGGCTACTTACCCTGGTTGGTTACAAGGTTTATTTAAGCGCACCGTTATTCAACCGGCCCGTTTTTTTAAATTTATTAATTGGCTCGACAGTACCCGGTTAGTTGATCCGGGATTGACCAAATTTGCTGCTTGGCAAATGAATAGTACCCAAAAAAGATTGCGGGTTTATCGAAGCTGGATGGGCTTTCGGACCCTTACTTTTGATATCCGCAAAATTGTGCGTTTACTAAATAGCCAACAAATAAAATTTATTTTGTTTTTAGGGGAATACGATCAGGTTATTTCCGGCAAAAGATTGCAGGTATTTGCCCGCTCAATTCAAAACTGCCAACTTATTCTTTTAAAAACCGGCCACACTTTTTTGCTGCACGAGGTAGCCTCTTACCTCCGCCGCCATCCAGGAGTTTTTTGA
- a CDS encoding DUF4279 domain-containing protein yields MIEIDTHKVSLKFFDFDCPPDELTKELGLEPTRTALKGQEYYIGPENKRVKKTWKWNFWEHQITIVEKDVWIGDLIDNYIDKVFQPRQENIKKITSKCRSEFSIVQYLYDGCNPGLHFKNNRLKIIADIGAEIDIDIYMLGSEQIENKEKEE; encoded by the coding sequence ATGATAGAAATTGATACACATAAAGTTTCATTAAAGTTTTTTGACTTTGACTGTCCACCAGATGAGTTGACAAAAGAACTTGGCCTCGAACCGACTAGGACAGCCTTGAAAGGTCAGGAATATTACATTGGACCAGAAAACAAGAGAGTTAAAAAGACTTGGAAATGGAATTTCTGGGAACATCAAATTACTATAGTAGAAAAAGACGTTTGGATTGGCGACCTAATAGATAACTATATAGACAAGGTTTTTCAACCAAGGCAAGAGAATATAAAAAAAATAACATCTAAATGTCGGTCTGAATTTTCAATAGTACAGTACCTCTATGATGGTTGTAATCCAGGACTGCACTTTAAAAATAACAGGTTAAAAATCATTGCGGACATAGGAGCAGAAATTGATATTGATATTTATATGCTCGGAAGTGAACAGATTGAAAATAAAGAAAAGGAAGAATAA